The following coding sequences are from one Paenibacillus sp. FSL R5-0912 window:
- a CDS encoding Zn-dependent hydrolase: MQLQQIFVNGERLKNTIETFADFGRTDNNGVTRLSLSEQDVQVRGYFTSCCVELGMAVKVDDMGNMYATLAGSEEGPPVVIGSHLDTVKKGGRFDGVLGVITGLEVVRALVDHGIKPRLPITVMNFTNEEGARFEPSMMASGVLAGKFDKAEMLKKKDPEGTTFGEALQASGYAGDAENRISEATAYLELHIEQGPVLERENLKIGLVDCVVGMACYEIEVTGESDHAGTTPMDMRRDALFAATDIITELRRKLAVLDSELVYTMGRMNVLPNIHTVIPNKVIFTVEARHKDMDIVREVEAIINGLPEELLECSVSKTKLWGRDTVWFDPEVCALVEQAAQKLGYSSKKMASGAGHDAQFVAGFLPSAMIFVPSVKGKSHCEEELTSYDECEMGVNVVLETVLAVLAGS, encoded by the coding sequence ATGCAGCTGCAGCAGATATTCGTGAACGGTGAGAGATTGAAGAATACGATCGAGACCTTCGCCGATTTCGGGCGGACGGACAACAACGGGGTCACCCGGTTATCGCTGTCGGAGCAGGATGTGCAGGTGCGCGGCTATTTCACTTCCTGTTGTGTTGAGTTAGGAATGGCTGTGAAAGTAGATGACATGGGAAATATGTATGCCACACTTGCGGGAAGCGAAGAAGGTCCGCCTGTAGTGATCGGATCGCATCTGGATACCGTCAAGAAAGGTGGCAGATTCGATGGGGTGCTCGGCGTAATCACCGGTCTGGAAGTGGTAAGAGCCCTGGTTGACCATGGCATTAAGCCGCGCTTGCCAATAACAGTGATGAACTTCACCAACGAGGAAGGTGCCCGCTTCGAGCCGTCGATGATGGCTTCGGGTGTCTTGGCGGGCAAGTTCGACAAGGCAGAGATGCTGAAGAAGAAGGACCCGGAGGGTACGACCTTCGGTGAAGCGCTGCAGGCCAGCGGCTATGCGGGCGATGCGGAGAACCGGATCAGCGAAGCAACGGCTTATCTGGAGCTGCATATCGAGCAGGGTCCTGTGCTGGAGAGAGAGAATCTCAAGATCGGCCTGGTCGACTGTGTAGTCGGGATGGCCTGCTATGAGATTGAAGTGACAGGCGAATCGGATCACGCCGGTACTACGCCGATGGATATGCGGAGGGATGCGCTTTTTGCCGCTACAGATATTATTACGGAGCTGCGGCGGAAGCTGGCTGTACTGGACTCCGAACTGGTCTATACCATGGGCAGAATGAACGTGCTGCCTAATATTCATACCGTTATTCCGAACAAGGTGATCTTCACCGTGGAAGCCCGGCATAAGGACATGGATATTGTCCGTGAAGTAGAGGCAATTATTAATGGTCTGCCTGAAGAACTGCTGGAGTGTAGTGTATCGAAGACGAAGCTGTGGGGACGCGATACCGTATGGTTCGATCCGGAGGTCTGTGCCCTGGTGGAGCAAGCAGCGCAGAAGCTGGGTTACAGCAGCAAGAAGATGGCCAGCGGAGCGGGGCATGATGCCCAGTTCGTGGCCGGCTTCCTGCCGTCGGCGATGATTTTTGTACCCAGTGTGAAGGGGAAAAGCCACTGCGAGGAAGAGCTCACTTCTTATGATGAGTGCGAGATGGGCGTGAATGTAGTGCTGGAGACGGTGCTGGCGGTGTTGGCAGGCTCCTGA
- a CDS encoding glycosyltransferase family A protein, producing MGEMDKGVEYMQGLSVAICTRNRVQDLTRCIHSITKQDIGRTYPIEVILIDDGEIPARVLTEFEALLTGYGYPLTYFKKTDRGLWLSRIKAVELSTMDKILFLDDDVEIPAHYLSTLIQTYDDYPNCAGVGGIAIGMRNSFLGTIRCLLSFQQSLSSGKLSLSGQAGSMYNWHKARKIFKTEFQHGCNMSFKKAAIQDLKPVPWLTSYSVGEDILMSRIARSSGPLYINPELKLLHHESPASRDNLEDVAYTRVLNHVHLLKDKRSGPIGYLALMWTTLYLILREQPKKNVAAIKGYKKGLKEIFNRQTAG from the coding sequence ATGGGAGAAATGGATAAGGGAGTGGAGTATATGCAAGGATTGTCAGTGGCTATCTGCACGAGGAATCGGGTACAGGACCTGACACGGTGCATTCATTCTATAACTAAACAAGACATAGGCAGGACATACCCCATTGAGGTCATACTTATAGATGACGGCGAAATACCAGCCCGTGTACTTACTGAATTTGAAGCTTTACTTACCGGATACGGTTATCCTTTAACTTATTTCAAGAAGACGGACCGGGGATTGTGGCTGTCCCGGATCAAAGCCGTGGAGCTGTCCACTATGGACAAGATCCTCTTCCTGGATGATGACGTCGAAATCCCCGCCCATTACCTGTCTACCTTGATTCAAACCTACGATGATTATCCTAACTGCGCAGGAGTCGGCGGTATCGCCATCGGGATGCGGAACAGCTTCCTTGGAACCATCCGCTGCCTGCTGTCCTTCCAGCAATCCCTGTCGAGCGGCAAGCTCTCCTTAAGCGGTCAAGCCGGGTCCATGTACAACTGGCATAAAGCCCGGAAGATCTTCAAGACTGAATTCCAGCATGGCTGCAACATGTCCTTCAAAAAAGCGGCAATTCAGGACCTGAAGCCCGTTCCCTGGCTTACCAGCTACAGCGTAGGTGAAGATATTCTCATGTCCCGCATCGCCCGGAGCTCCGGACCTTTGTATATCAATCCTGAACTCAAGCTGCTGCATCATGAATCTCCGGCCTCCAGGGACAATCTCGAGGATGTCGCCTATACCCGTGTGCTCAATCATGTGCATCTGCTCAAGGATAAACGGTCGGGCCCCATCGGCTATCTCGCCCTGATGTGGACCACGCTCTACCTCATTCTCCGCGAGCAGCCCAAGAAGAATGTCGCCGCGATCAAAGGATATAAGAAGGGGCTGAAGGAGATTTTTAACAGACAGACCGCCGGGTAA
- a CDS encoding aldose 1-epimerase family protein — translation MNTLLRSGTAEAVISSLGAELISFRRTDTETEYMWSGDAAYWTGRSPVLFPIIGAAIQGEIKADGQAYKIANHGFARRSEFTLQEASDTQAVFLLSHSESTLAVYPYKFNLFLTYILSGSTLEISYRVENTDEQEIFFQLGTHPAFNCPIDGSGAFSDYYLEFAQPENLERLFLNKTGQLINGQTDPLLQNENILPLNHEMFEHDALVFKNVSSQSVALKSKLSAKSVSVAYHNFPDLGIWQPKNAPFLCIEPWHGVADSEGFTGEIRDKSGVISLPPGGQSTSSLTITFN, via the coding sequence ATGAATACCCTTTTGCGCAGCGGCACAGCCGAAGCTGTGATCAGTTCACTCGGAGCCGAGCTGATCAGCTTCAGAAGAACGGATACGGAGACCGAATATATGTGGAGCGGGGATGCCGCCTATTGGACAGGCCGTTCACCGGTACTTTTCCCGATTATCGGCGCAGCCATCCAAGGCGAGATCAAAGCGGACGGGCAGGCTTATAAGATTGCCAATCACGGCTTCGCCAGACGCAGTGAATTCACGCTGCAGGAGGCAAGCGATACCCAGGCAGTCTTCCTTCTCTCCCATAGTGAGAGCACGTTGGCGGTCTACCCGTACAAATTCAACCTGTTCCTCACCTATATCCTGAGCGGAAGCACCCTTGAGATCAGCTACCGTGTGGAAAATACAGATGAACAGGAGATCTTCTTCCAGCTTGGCACCCATCCTGCATTTAATTGCCCGATTGACGGCAGCGGAGCATTCAGCGACTATTATCTTGAATTCGCGCAGCCGGAGAATCTGGAGCGCTTGTTCCTGAACAAAACCGGCCAGCTCATTAACGGGCAGACTGACCCGCTTCTACAGAATGAGAACATTCTGCCGCTAAACCATGAGATGTTTGAGCATGACGCACTCGTCTTCAAGAATGTAAGCTCGCAGTCCGTAGCGCTGAAGAGCAAGCTCTCTGCCAAAAGCGTAAGCGTGGCTTACCACAACTTCCCCGATCTTGGGATCTGGCAGCCGAAGAACGCACCGTTCCTGTGCATCGAGCCTTGGCATGGTGTAGCAGACAGTGAAGGCTTCACCGGAGAAATCCGGGACAAATCGGGAGTCATCTCCCTGCCGCCGGGCGGCCAGTCTACAAGCTCGCTTACGATTACGTTCAACTAA